The following are encoded in a window of Microbacterium sp. LWO13-1.2 genomic DNA:
- a CDS encoding phosphocholine cytidylyltransferase family protein, translating to MTLQTVILAAGMGSRLGRALPKPLTELSDGRTIMRQQHDNIRAAFGTDARITAVVGYRAETIIEAFPSVNYVHNERYDETNTSKSLLRALAATGKSGVLWMNGDVVFDPMILGRAVEFIEREQSFVTVNTAKVSDEEVKYTVTAEGFIKELSKTVKGGLGEAVGINYISAANKKAFMRQLQRVEDQDYFERGLELAIAEDGLLLEPMDVSDLYAVEVDFAEDLERANLFV from the coding sequence GTGACTCTTCAGACCGTCATTCTCGCCGCAGGCATGGGCTCACGCCTCGGTCGCGCCCTGCCGAAGCCGCTCACCGAACTGAGCGACGGCCGCACGATCATGCGCCAGCAGCACGACAACATCCGCGCCGCCTTCGGCACCGACGCACGCATCACCGCAGTCGTCGGCTACCGCGCAGAGACCATCATCGAGGCGTTCCCGAGCGTCAACTACGTCCACAACGAGCGCTACGACGAGACCAACACGTCGAAGAGCCTGCTGCGCGCCCTTGCGGCGACCGGCAAGAGCGGCGTGCTCTGGATGAACGGCGACGTGGTCTTCGACCCGATGATCCTCGGCCGCGCGGTCGAGTTCATCGAGCGCGAGCAGTCGTTCGTCACGGTCAACACCGCGAAGGTCAGCGATGAAGAGGTGAAGTACACGGTCACGGCCGAGGGCTTCATCAAGGAGCTGTCGAAGACCGTCAAGGGCGGCCTCGGTGAGGCTGTCGGCATCAACTACATCTCGGCAGCGAACAAGAAGGCGTTCATGCGCCAGCTGCAGCGCGTCGAGGATCAGGACTACTTCGAACGGGGCCTCGAACTCGCGATCGCCGAGGACGGCCTGCTCCTCGAGCCGATGGACGTGTCCGACCTTTACGCCGTCGAGGTCGACTTCGCCGAAGACCTCGAGCGGGCGAACCTCTTCGTCTGA
- a CDS encoding DUF3039 domain-containing protein codes for MSTPLDSPDQGGVATLDRELEELLREENLEPGDHERFSHYVKKDKILESALSGKPVRALCGKKWTPGRDPEKFPICPTCKEIYESMMG; via the coding sequence ATGAGTACTCCGCTGGACAGCCCCGATCAGGGCGGCGTGGCAACGCTTGATCGCGAACTGGAAGAGCTCCTCCGCGAGGAGAATCTCGAACCGGGCGACCATGAGCGTTTCTCGCATTACGTGAAGAAGGACAAGATCCTCGAGTCCGCGCTCTCGGGCAAGCCGGTACGCGCACTCTGCGGTAAGAAGTGGACGCCGGGTCGTGATCCGGAGAAGTTCCCGATCTGCCCCACCTGCAAGGAGATCTACGAGTCGATGATGGGCTGA
- a CDS encoding acyl-CoA carboxylase subunit epsilon: MTAQTPPADSSDEQPPSVEIIRGTASEEELAALVAVISDAYAGEAATAVAEEPHVSAWTRTQRSLRTPLRRDIPWGRYSG, translated from the coding sequence GTGACCGCGCAGACGCCACCAGCCGATTCGTCGGACGAGCAGCCGCCGTCGGTCGAGATCATCCGCGGCACCGCCTCCGAGGAGGAACTCGCCGCTCTCGTCGCGGTGATCAGTGATGCCTACGCGGGTGAGGCGGCGACGGCTGTCGCCGAGGAGCCGCATGTCTCCGCGTGGACGCGCACTCAGCGCTCACTGCGCACGCCGCTCCGACGCGATATTCCGTGGGGCCGCTACTCGGGCTGA
- a CDS encoding acyl-CoA carboxylase subunit beta: MESVTDKPDLFTTAGKIADLRARYTEAVVDAEEKAKEKQHAKGKMTARERIELLVDPGSFVEFDEYVRHRTTAFGMDRSRPYGDSVVTGVGTIHGRTVAVYSQDFSTFGGSLGEVAGEKIIKIMEFALAGGMPCIGILDSGGARIQEGVVALGKYGEIFRLNTRASGVIPQISIIMGPAAGGAVYSPALTDFVIMVDKTSQMFVTGPDVIKTVTGEDVGMEELGGAYTHNTRSGVAHYLAEDEDDAIDYARTLLSFLPDNNMAELPTYESAFEFETTDADRSLNTLIPDSANQPYDIKVVISHVVDDGDFIEVQPLFAPNIVIGFGRVEGRSVGIIANQPSQMAGTLNIQAGEKASRFVRFCDAFSIPIVTLVDVPGYLPGTDQEWEGVIRRGAKLLYAYAEATVPLVTVILRKAYGGAYIVMGSKQLGADVNLAWPTAEIAVMGGQGAVNILYRGEIKKAEEAGEDVAAVRTRLANEYTYDVASPFLAAERGELDGIIEPANTRVSIAKALRALRGKRAELPPKKHGNIPL; the protein is encoded by the coding sequence GTGGAATCCGTGACGGACAAGCCCGACCTCTTTACCACCGCCGGCAAGATCGCGGACCTCCGCGCTCGCTATACCGAGGCCGTCGTCGACGCCGAGGAGAAGGCGAAGGAGAAGCAGCACGCCAAAGGCAAGATGACCGCTCGCGAGCGCATCGAGCTGCTCGTTGACCCCGGCAGCTTCGTGGAGTTCGACGAGTACGTGCGCCACCGCACCACGGCGTTCGGCATGGACCGCTCCCGCCCGTACGGCGATTCCGTCGTCACCGGCGTCGGCACCATCCACGGTCGCACCGTGGCCGTGTACTCGCAGGACTTCTCGACCTTCGGCGGGTCCCTGGGCGAGGTCGCCGGCGAGAAGATCATCAAGATCATGGAGTTCGCCCTTGCCGGGGGGATGCCGTGCATCGGCATCCTCGACTCCGGTGGCGCGCGCATCCAGGAGGGCGTCGTCGCGCTCGGCAAGTACGGCGAGATCTTCCGCTTGAACACTCGCGCATCCGGCGTCATCCCGCAGATCTCCATCATCATGGGGCCGGCGGCCGGCGGCGCGGTGTACTCCCCCGCGCTCACCGACTTCGTCATCATGGTCGACAAGACGAGTCAGATGTTCGTCACCGGGCCGGACGTCATCAAGACCGTCACCGGCGAGGACGTCGGGATGGAGGAGCTGGGTGGTGCGTACACGCACAACACCCGCTCCGGCGTCGCGCACTACCTCGCGGAAGACGAGGACGACGCGATCGACTACGCGCGCACGCTGCTCAGCTTCCTGCCCGACAACAACATGGCGGAGCTGCCGACCTACGAGAGCGCCTTCGAGTTCGAGACGACGGATGCCGATCGTTCGCTGAACACTCTCATTCCGGACTCCGCGAATCAGCCGTACGACATCAAGGTCGTCATCTCGCATGTGGTCGACGACGGCGACTTCATCGAGGTGCAGCCGCTCTTCGCCCCGAACATCGTGATCGGCTTCGGCCGGGTCGAGGGCCGCTCGGTCGGAATCATCGCCAACCAGCCCTCGCAGATGGCCGGAACCCTGAACATCCAGGCCGGCGAGAAGGCCAGCCGCTTCGTCCGCTTCTGCGACGCGTTCTCGATCCCGATCGTCACGCTGGTCGATGTGCCCGGCTACCTTCCCGGCACCGACCAGGAGTGGGAAGGCGTCATCCGCCGAGGCGCGAAACTGCTCTACGCCTATGCCGAGGCCACCGTGCCGCTGGTCACCGTCATCCTTCGCAAGGCCTATGGCGGCGCCTACATCGTGATGGGCTCCAAGCAGCTCGGCGCCGATGTGAACCTGGCGTGGCCGACCGCCGAGATCGCGGTGATGGGCGGCCAGGGCGCCGTCAACATCCTCTACCGCGGTGAGATCAAGAAGGCCGAGGAGGCCGGTGAGGATGTCGCCGCCGTGCGTACGCGCCTCGCCAACGAATACACGTACGACGTCGCATCGCCGTTCCTCGCCGCCGAACGCGGCGAACTCGACGGCATCATCGAGCCGGCCAACACCCGTGTCTCGATCGCCAAGGCGCTCCGCGCCCTCCGCGGCAAGCGGGCCGAGCTGCCTCCGAAGAAGCACGGGAACATTCCGCTGTGA
- a CDS encoding ROK family transcriptional regulator — MGDFNQSVILEAIRRSGEGLSRIELADATGLSAQTVTNITRRLIEDGLIAEAGRIINGPGKPRITLRLNAESHFSVGVHLDPAVMTFVLLDLTGRVVGRMTKRTPDKDPRSIVDAMARTIDELIQEAGIDRALVAGVGIAAPGPLDAEMGTVIDPPKLLGWHRVPLRSVLEEATGLPVMLEKDTTAAAVGELWTGHGPADDSFVFVYLGTGIGAALVRGGEVVGGSSRNFGEIGHIIVDTEGPSCSCGARGCVEVVCTPQAIVEQAERAGVFRDDREGTDVETLDERFTQLCERASAGDVTAVHVLREAARRLSVLIAALTNVLDVDRVVLGGPFWARLSEVYLRELPVQLERRSATRAIRSLPVAGTIVGDDVGAVGAACVVLDSVLTPRASDLLLEE, encoded by the coding sequence ATGGGCGACTTCAATCAATCGGTCATCCTCGAAGCTATACGCCGTTCCGGCGAGGGGCTCAGCCGGATCGAACTCGCGGACGCGACGGGGCTGTCGGCGCAGACGGTCACCAACATCACTCGGCGGCTGATCGAAGACGGCCTCATCGCCGAGGCGGGTCGGATCATCAACGGCCCTGGCAAGCCGAGGATCACGCTGCGCCTGAACGCGGAGAGCCACTTCTCGGTCGGGGTGCATCTGGACCCGGCCGTGATGACCTTCGTGCTCTTGGATCTCACCGGTCGTGTGGTCGGCAGGATGACGAAGCGTACGCCCGACAAGGACCCGCGCAGCATCGTCGACGCGATGGCACGGACCATCGACGAACTGATCCAGGAAGCGGGGATCGACAGAGCCCTGGTCGCCGGCGTCGGGATCGCCGCTCCCGGACCGCTGGATGCGGAGATGGGGACGGTGATCGATCCGCCGAAGCTGCTGGGCTGGCACCGTGTTCCGCTGCGGAGCGTCCTCGAAGAGGCGACCGGCCTCCCGGTCATGCTGGAGAAGGACACGACCGCGGCGGCGGTCGGAGAGCTGTGGACCGGGCACGGGCCCGCGGACGACTCGTTCGTGTTCGTCTATCTCGGCACCGGTATCGGAGCCGCACTGGTGCGAGGCGGCGAAGTCGTGGGCGGAAGCTCCAGGAACTTCGGCGAGATCGGGCACATCATCGTCGACACCGAGGGTCCGTCGTGTTCCTGTGGTGCGCGGGGCTGCGTCGAGGTGGTCTGCACCCCGCAGGCGATCGTGGAGCAGGCAGAACGGGCCGGCGTCTTCCGGGACGACCGGGAAGGGACCGACGTGGAGACGCTGGACGAGCGGTTCACGCAGCTGTGCGAGCGAGCCTCAGCTGGTGACGTCACCGCTGTCCACGTGCTGCGCGAGGCGGCGCGGCGGCTGTCGGTCCTCATCGCCGCCCTGACCAACGTGCTCGACGTCGATCGGGTCGTGCTGGGTGGTCCGTTCTGGGCGCGGCTCTCAGAGGTGTATCTGCGTGAGCTTCCGGTGCAGCTCGAGCGACGCAGCGCGACGCGCGCCATTCGATCCCTCCCGGTCGCCGGAACCATCGTCGGCGACGACGTCGGGGCTGTGGGAGCTGCATGCGTCGTGCTCGATTCGGTCCTGACGCCCCGCGCCTCGGACCTCCTGCTGGAGGAGTGA
- a CDS encoding ATP-binding cassette domain-containing protein, with protein sequence MTATGDDRIEKVDDAAPAAKKTPVKRTSTAKGSAQRTPARRTPAKAAAEKAAPTAEVVAEPIAKIPATSSADAATNVAAQTAAARAAASKSAKATAAKTNAAKTAAARRAAERSAAAKTTAKTTAARSASAKTTAAKAAAAKAAATKAAAAEKAAADKAAAEKAAAETAAAEKAAAEKAAAEKAAHEESAAEELRGGELAAATPIAEAPIEELFREELAVEEVAVAEPNADEVAIEHPAVDETLIDEPGAEALIDEPGDEALIDEPGDEALVDEPDAATIVGEPVAETTLAVDEPVAPAPAPADVRVADAPAAREDPAPAPGKNSHPAASASTEAIRIRGLVKSFGDSRAVNGIDLTIPAGSFYGIVGPNGAGKTTTLSIVAGLLRADEGSVVICGIDQSAKPLAAKKMLGVLPDRLRTFDRLTGRQLLYYYGLLRGLSSDVIEKRAGDLARAFDLTEALSRVVSDYSAGMTKKIMLAGALIHSPRVLVLDEPFEAVDPVSSAVILDILRAYVAHGGTVVLSSHGMDLVERVCSRVAIIVGGEVLAEGTVEEVRAGQTLEARFVELSGGIGEVEGLEWLHTFSD encoded by the coding sequence GTGACTGCTACCGGGGATGACCGCATCGAGAAAGTGGACGACGCCGCGCCCGCAGCCAAGAAGACGCCGGTGAAGCGCACGAGTACGGCAAAGGGGTCTGCCCAGCGCACGCCCGCCCGGCGCACACCGGCCAAGGCCGCGGCCGAGAAGGCTGCGCCCACCGCAGAGGTCGTCGCCGAGCCGATCGCGAAGATCCCGGCGACGAGCAGCGCGGATGCCGCGACGAACGTCGCGGCGCAGACGGCAGCGGCCCGAGCCGCGGCGTCGAAGTCGGCGAAGGCCACGGCCGCAAAGACCAACGCCGCGAAGACGGCGGCGGCGCGGAGAGCAGCAGAACGCTCGGCCGCCGCAAAGACGACGGCGAAGACCACAGCAGCGCGTTCTGCTTCCGCGAAGACCACGGCGGCGAAGGCGGCCGCGGCCAAGGCGGCGGCGACGAAGGCTGCAGCGGCCGAGAAGGCAGCCGCGGATAAGGCAGCCGCCGAGAAAGCGGCTGCGGAGACGGCGGCTGCCGAGAAGGCGGCCGCTGAAAAGGCAGCCGCCGAGAAGGCAGCCCACGAGGAATCGGCCGCGGAGGAGCTGCGCGGCGGGGAACTCGCGGCAGCGACGCCGATTGCAGAGGCGCCGATCGAAGAGCTGTTCCGGGAAGAACTGGCCGTGGAAGAGGTCGCCGTGGCAGAGCCGAATGCGGACGAAGTGGCCATCGAGCACCCGGCAGTCGATGAGACTCTCATCGACGAGCCTGGCGCGGAGGCTCTCATCGATGAGCCCGGTGATGAGGCTCTCATCGATGAGCCCGGTGATGAGGCTCTCGTCGACGAGCCCGACGCGGCGACGATCGTCGGCGAACCGGTCGCTGAGACGACTCTCGCGGTCGACGAGCCCGTCGCCCCCGCCCCCGCCCCCGCCGACGTGCGGGTCGCCGATGCACCCGCCGCCCGCGAAGACCCGGCGCCCGCACCCGGGAAGAACAGCCATCCCGCGGCGTCTGCGTCGACCGAGGCCATCCGCATCCGCGGTCTGGTGAAGAGCTTCGGCGACAGCCGTGCGGTCAACGGCATCGACCTCACCATCCCCGCCGGTTCGTTCTACGGCATCGTCGGCCCGAACGGCGCGGGGAAGACGACGACGCTGTCGATCGTCGCCGGACTCCTGCGCGCCGATGAAGGCAGCGTCGTCATCTGCGGCATCGACCAATCGGCCAAGCCGCTCGCAGCCAAGAAGATGCTGGGCGTGCTGCCCGATCGCCTGCGCACTTTCGACCGCCTCACCGGTCGGCAGCTCCTCTACTACTACGGACTGCTGCGCGGGCTCTCATCCGATGTCATTGAGAAGCGGGCCGGCGACCTGGCACGTGCGTTCGATCTCACCGAGGCCCTCAGTCGTGTGGTCTCGGACTACTCGGCCGGTATGACGAAGAAGATCATGCTCGCCGGTGCGCTCATCCATTCGCCGCGCGTGCTGGTGCTCGACGAGCCTTTCGAGGCCGTCGATCCGGTTTCGTCCGCGGTGATCCTCGACATCCTCCGCGCCTATGTCGCGCATGGTGGCACTGTGGTCCTCTCCAGTCACGGCATGGATCTCGTCGAACGCGTCTGCTCGCGTGTGGCGATCATCGTCGGCGGTGAGGTGCTCGCGGAAGGCACCGTCGAAGAGGTGCGCGCTGGTCAGACACTCGAAGCCCGTTTCGTCGAACTGTCCGGCGGAATCGGCGAGGTGGAGGGGCTCGAGTGGTTGCACACGTTCTCCGACTGA